A DNA window from Bradyrhizobium barranii subsp. barranii contains the following coding sequences:
- a CDS encoding polyhydroxyalkanoate depolymerase has translation MPIGEFGGAPPLAAEGSPVLTTPMYWMYEMGQASLNPARAVTDATKLLFQNPLNPWARTEVGKSVAAACELFERTTRRYGKPEWGLNDTEVNGIRVPVEVRSVWEKPFCKLLYFDRKFARPLRSPQPRVLIVAPMSGHYATLLRGTVEAFLPAHEVYITDWADARMVPLSDGRFDLDDYIDYVIEMLHVLGGNTHVMAVCQPSVPVVAAVSIMEARRDPFVPTSMTLMGGPIDTRRNPTGVNKLAQERGIDWFRNTVITKVPFPHPGMMRDVYPGFLQLNGFISMNLDRHMDAHKRLFANLVKGDGDLVDKHRDFYDEYLAVMDLSAEYYLQTVDTVFVKHSLPKGEMTHRGTRVDPSKVTRVALMTVEGENDDISGLGQTEATHTLCSSIPDHRRVHYVQKGVGHYGVFNGSRFKSEIVPRIHDFMVSAANPSSLQALAAE, from the coding sequence ATGCCTATTGGTGAGTTCGGCGGCGCGCCGCCCCTGGCGGCCGAAGGCAGTCCGGTCCTGACGACGCCGATGTACTGGATGTACGAGATGGGGCAGGCCTCTCTCAATCCGGCGCGTGCGGTCACCGATGCGACCAAGCTCTTGTTTCAGAATCCCCTCAATCCGTGGGCGCGCACCGAGGTCGGCAAGTCCGTCGCCGCGGCCTGTGAATTGTTCGAACGCACCACGCGCCGTTACGGCAAGCCGGAATGGGGCCTCAACGACACCGAGGTCAACGGCATCCGCGTTCCCGTCGAGGTCCGCTCGGTCTGGGAAAAGCCGTTCTGCAAGCTGCTCTACTTCGATCGCAAGTTCGCCCGTCCCTTGCGCAGCCCGCAGCCGCGCGTGCTGATCGTGGCGCCGATGTCCGGCCACTACGCGACGCTGCTGCGCGGCACGGTCGAGGCGTTCCTGCCGGCGCATGAGGTCTACATCACCGATTGGGCCGACGCCCGCATGGTGCCCCTGAGCGATGGCCGCTTCGATCTCGACGACTACATCGACTACGTCATCGAGATGCTGCACGTCCTTGGCGGCAACACCCATGTCATGGCGGTGTGCCAGCCCTCCGTTCCCGTCGTTGCCGCCGTCTCGATCATGGAAGCGCGGCGCGACCCCTTCGTGCCGACGTCGATGACGCTGATGGGCGGCCCGATCGACACCCGCCGCAATCCGACCGGGGTGAACAAGCTCGCCCAGGAGCGCGGCATCGACTGGTTCCGCAACACCGTCATCACCAAGGTGCCGTTCCCGCATCCGGGCATGATGCGCGACGTCTATCCGGGCTTCCTGCAGCTCAACGGGTTCATCAGCATGAACCTCGACCGGCACATGGACGCCCACAAGCGCCTGTTCGCCAATCTGGTGAAGGGCGACGGCGACCTCGTCGACAAGCATCGCGACTTCTACGACGAATATCTCGCGGTGATGGATCTCTCCGCCGAGTATTATCTGCAGACGGTCGACACCGTGTTCGTGAAGCACTCGCTGCCGAAGGGCGAGATGACCCATCGCGGAACACGCGTCGACCCCTCGAAGGTCACGCGCGTGGCGCTGATGACGGTCGAAGGCGAGAACGACGACATCTCCGGGCTCGGTCAGACCGAAGCAACACACACATTGTGCAGCTCGATCCCCGATCACCGCCGCGTTCATTACGTCCAGAAGGGCGTCGGGCATTACGGCGTGTTCAACGGCTCGCGCTTCAAGTCGGAAATCGTGCCGCGCATCCATGACTTCATGGTCTCGGCTGCGAATCCGAGCTCGTTGCAGGCCCTCGCGGCCGAATAA